The region TCGTGTAATATGTAGCCACCATGGCCTTTTTTGAGAAGCATTGCTCAAAAGGTGTAAGCGTGTTCTAATTGAGGCATATTTTCACAACCTCTCCAACCATGTAGGCTAGAAATTTTGTAGAAGATTGTAAACATGGTATTCTAAATAATAAATCTCTAGTGATCCATGGAAACCAGTAATTTGGGACAGCTAAACCCAAAGATACTCCAAATGGTGCAAGCACAGCGggcctttctccccctcctcacatACTCTGAACGCATGAAGGGCTTttgtttctttactttttttgtaAACTACCATTTCATTTTCATTGCTAGCAGTGTGAGCAATTAAGTACCCAGTTCAAATGTGGCACTGGTAGTGAACTTGCTGGGCCACTTGACACAAACAAAAAGTATCCTATTTTACGGGGGGGTCGTAAGAATTTGTTAGATAATGTATGCAGAATGCTTTGAGCACGCTGAAGGTTTTAATACAAATCCCAAACATTATTAATTTATCCAGTTAAACTACTCAAGAGTTGATATTGTGCTGCCACACACCTTGTGAAACAAGGGTGGGAAACTATGGCCCTCCTGAGGTTGGGggagcatggccaacagccaagGATGGTGAGGCTGCATCTGAGAACCACAGATTCCCTGTTGCTGACACAAAGCATCACCACCAAACAGCTCTGTGCCAAAAATATTGACAAACCATTTTTTTTCACTGGTAAGCCTTGCTACCTCTGCTTAATCCTAGCTGGTTGGCTGGTTGCCTGGCTTTAAAACGTGCTCACATGTTACAGGTACTTAGACATGTGTTGCTGAGCATGAAAACACTTGTTTACATGAATTATATGAATTGATAGCAGCGGTTATTTCTTGTAGTGTTTCAGTAAACTGCCCTTGCGGAAGAAAAACTGCTTGGAGGGAAAGATGAAaggcgccacctactgttcacTAAGAGCTATTGCTGCAGGAAACTATGAATCTTAGCCATAGCGAGAGGATGCTGCAGAAGCTATTGTTTGGATGCCCCACCTAAAGTAGATATTTAGAATCAACTGTAACCATTCCTTCCAGACATTGCCCCACGTCAGGCATTAACACTTAGGCTAACTTAAACGTGTAGTTTATGTAGATGACTCTAAACGGCACCATGCAGACACTTTCAACTGGTTGACGGAAGACTGCAGCGCAACAGCTCATGGTCAGGAACCGAAAGAAAGCACTGTATTGGGCTGGATTTGAGCCTGTATGGTGGGGCAATTAGTTCAGTAAGCAATGGAGGACCTGTGGGCAGAAGGGTCCCTATGACCAATGGGCAGAATTCTAGGTGAAGGACAAGGGTAGGCATGTCATCCCTCAATCTATACCTCTTTCCCACCAGAATTCATCAGCCTCACACTCACATCACGTGTATTTATAATCTGCTTTCCCTCGCTTTCTTGCACTCTTTTTACCACACTAATCAGCCTCCCCCTTACTTCCTATCACTAAACCCCCGTTTCCCCGCTCCACAATGTCCATTCCACATCATTCCCTTTTTCCTATTTTTCAGATATAGGCACATATGTTCTTAAAGCTCTGTAGAGCAAAGCCTTTTTATATTATGTATAACCAACAACACATAAAAAAATTAACTGGTGTCCCTTACCACGCTGAAAGGTTTGTTACTCTTATAAATATGTCTCATCTCCTACTCATCTCCTTCCCTGGAAGATATCCAGGGAAGTGTGTTAAGTCAGTAGTCCATAGTATTATCCTTTAATTGGTTACATAACGAGTTCCACTTAAAAGAGGTCCAGCCTCAAATAGTTACCCTACATGCCTCCATGCTAGGAGGAGGCAACCTTTTCCTCCACCACTTTTACaagaaatgtcaaggaaataaaatgctATTTAATAGGACACAAAGAGTAATGGGGCTAACAAGATCTTGCAGCATATTTTTATAGACCCTTGTCCTCTGGTTAGCAACTATTTTTTAGGATGGACAGTCTTTTGAATTGAGTAGGATTGAAGGGCCAGCGACACTGACTGCACCGACCCACTTCCACATAAAGCTAGATTGCACTAcacaacagaaaaacaacaaaaggaCAAAGCCCACCAGTACAAAAATCTTATGTCGTTTTATTGCACTGATTGCCTTTGTCCTTTTGTCGCTTCACTCCCACATGAAGTAGGTGAAAGCAAAGGCtttttaacctttcctctcaTCCCCAGGGACAGCAGCCACAGATGGAGCCCTCTTGACCCACTTTAGTTGCTGCTCACTCGGCCTCTAGCAGACCTATTTACTTCTTGCTCTGAAAGTGGGAAGATGCTTTGCCTACATTTCGGTGCCAGGCAGAAGATTGAGACTAGTTATCTGCTGCTCCAGGGGCGAACACTGAACCCAGTGGGTAGAAACTGCATGAAAGCAGACTTCTGTGAGGCATTGGGATAAATTTCCTAACAGTAAAAGCCGCTTGGCAATGAAACACTGTCAGGGAGTTGCTGAAAGCATTGAAGCAGAGACCCATTTGTCAGGGATGTTGTACCTACATTGAGCAAGGAGTGGGTTAGAGATTACCTCCAAAGTCCTTTCCAACTTCTGTAAAGGAGACGACTTTGCCAAAACCTCCATCCAATGTACTGGTGATGTACAGGGAGCCATGCTGGAGGCTTGGATTGGGAGCCTTGGGGGTCCGATTCATCACTTGAAATGCCAGTTGCCTATCCCTGCTGTAATTTATGTGGCTAATTATCTCAGGGCAAACagaagaatcatggaattgtagagttggaagggatccccaggggtcatctagtccagccctctgcaatgcaggaatcctgcccatagcCAGACACACTGACACATGGTGCCACTATTATGCTAGACTTTAGATGGGCTAAGAACTGCCCCCCCTAAAAATGAAGTTCACATGGGTAGATAGGGAAACCTATCGTAACAGCATGTTTTCACCACTCCAAAAACTAGTGCCTGGGACTCCTTGGAGGAAGTCATTGACAATCAAAGTGCCACCATGTGTTTGCAGAACTGATCAGACACACTTCTATACTTTCAGGGGGCTGTGGGGAGCTTTTATTATCATGCCATCATAGCTGTAGACTTCTATGTCCCATTTATGtaggagtaaattccattgaactttGAGAGCCTGAATAAACATCTTCAAGGTCATGCTTACACTGCACCAATTCTACTGCCTTTATCCCCATTTTTGTGTTCGTTCCAATTTCAGGAACTCTTGTGCTAACCCTTCTTTTTCATTGCTTACAGATAGAAGCATTCTAAAGTTTGGGACACTCGTCAGCACTTCAAACACTTATGATGAGTCTGGAGTTGTGACCATTGAAACAGACAAACCTTTGCTTTGGACAATGGGCATCAAAGATAAACGATGTGCATAAACTCTCAGCAGCTATTTTTGTTCAGCCCAAGCCTTAAAGCAATGCTTCCTGGGAAAATGTCACTGCACTATCTAAATCTAGATTTCATGCATTACCTGGTATGCAGCTTCAATCTATAGAATGCCAGGGATTTTAGTTTTTTGCTATTTGAGCAATGCTGTATTGTAAGCTTTTTTTTAGAATTCTGAGCATtgatgtgtttttatatatactgtgcaaaggattttttttaagattGGAAGGGCTGATAATGTGATATTTATATCACTTGATGATATAAAAACTTACAGAATAGAACACTGTATAACTGTGTTCTGAAAATTTGATAGCTCTCTTCAGCAGAACACAAACATTCAACTTGCCAGTGGGCTGGAACAAGTAGTGCGCACCCCAAGCCAAAACCCACAAAATAAGTTGCCATGATAATATAATAACCATGCATGCAACCTCTGTTGCATTCATCTATATTTAGCCCATAGTGTGTGTCAGGAGCCAAATACAAATGGATGCTCACTGATGACAGCTTGAATGCATACATCACGGGCTCCAGGGAGCACTTTTGCTTGTATtaaaaggggatggggagaggcAGGCACACAATGAAAATGTGTGGGATTCAGACGACTCATTGATATTGAAAGataacaggactgctcaagatgccctgaatacagaactggagaaatcgagagatacatagccgccccggcaccttacctctcctttctcctgtcaaaaaacacaagaagggcttttacacttgccagaagcgcggcattgcccacgcctgtgctggaggggctttacaaaaaaatcccatacgcccaaagactctgcgtatgcccattgggggaagtagggagccctgagcatttgttcttcagatgccccctctatgaagaagctcgaagggagatcctggacccCATACTGGTGGGCttagcaagcctcccggaaaagcaattatacaacctgctcttgctaggcaaagacctgaaaacaaccagggcggtcgccagattctgtgcccaaatatgcagacacagactttcttcccagcccGTCTGATTTTTCCCTCAATGGCACCCCAAGCGAActaggctcagctttctgcagccactattttaagggttaaacttttagcactgttatataattaataattttcttttaaatcttgttcaaagcaacttttatatgttatgctcccggaaactgtttttcaaagggatccgttttatttttattttattgtacttctaagagctggtcctcgaccgtaataataaataaataaaagtgtggGATGTGGGGTGCCTCCCTATTAATTACAATAATctataagaaacaaaaacaattattgAGCTAAAAGAATTATAATTGCCAAAGTTTAAATGAACAGtctgtttttaaaagggaagacGGCCTAATTTAAATTCTTGCATTTAATAAAGGCTATatacagttcgaaagcacgtcaaaatgcaagtagataaataggaaccgctacagcgggaaggtaaacggcgtttccatgtgctgctctggtttgccagaagcggctttgtcatgctggccacatgacctggaagctatacgccggctccctcggccaataatgcgagatgagcgcgcaaccccagagtcggtcacgactggacctaatggtcaggggtccctttacctttatatttaaaTATCAGACTTGTTATGTGCTGCTCAGTTTATTCAACTATTGATGCTCCCCCCAGACACTGAAGAGATTGAATATTTCATAAAACCAGATTTGACCTCAAAGGTTACATCATTCAGTTTACTAAGCATAAAGCCTTAAGTCAGTGACTGACATTGGCCTACACGTGCTTACATTAACCAACTAAGAAGCCACACcagttttactttaaaatatgtttataaCAAGTAGCAAAAGATGATTTAGGAAGATTATGCCAGAAAGGCCAGAATGTTCTCTTTTGTTACCACAAGCAAAATCAAGTTACATGTCTTCTTGATGCATTCAGCCACCTCTGtaaaaaaaagacaagaaaaaaagaCAACGTAACCACAGAGGCACTTAATagcattttactgttttgtttttaaagtaatgtcccccccttttttaaaaaaaaaatcaaaaaatctagTAatgtcccccctttttaaaaaaaaatcaaaaaatctttatttaaagtGTATCATCCTATTTGTTTTTAACCAGCATGCCTTTCTCTTCTGTAAGCAATAGAAAAGTAGCCTGcctatactttaaataaataaggtaAAAGGGTTAAAGGACCCTTGGGTGGTTGAGTCCAGTTGGAGCAGggcgctcatctccactttcaggccgagggaataCAGAGTGCAGATTCAAAGATTATTTAAGTATGTCAGTGCATACAGGATTCTAAAGACGACACCATGAGAGCCAGAGATCACAGCAGAGTGCACAAAAATCCAATTTTAGGACATTGCTCACAAGTTGTTGTTTAAACCAGCAATACCAATTATGATGCATGTACTTACACAATGATGTTGTTGATTGGAATATGGATCAGTTTTACAAAGAAACCAATAAATCCCATTATTGCAAATCCTATTGCTGTTGCCATAGCAATCTTCTGGAAttctggaattttaaaaaaatgtatttttaaaaaatgtactctTAAATGAATTTTGAATAATTACAACcaagtgtgtttttatatttagcCAGAAATACTTGAACAAGGAGACTATGAAGTTTTTCTGATTTAAATCTGGTTATTATTATAtagttatctatatatataaaaatgtaaactagcCATGTCAGTTAGTATCcatgtttcaccaaaaccgcttgaccgattgcgctcAAATTTTGATACAATGTCGCATGTGAAtgtgagagcaagcccatacctgGACCAGGTAAAGCACCAAAAACCACTCACaaatcagacaaaagtgcattttgggaaaagaaccaggttgcaagccagcgccctctagcggcggctacactggtactacacctatagaaccttccctctcaacagcacctcagctgctggttacatactaggccgaagcctttacatactaggctgaatggaggtactgactcgcctgggggggggggttggtgggaagaagggaggataggtcaggacacagtggggccagtcacagggatgacctgggggggggagagggggtgtgatacgtcatgcaacgggacaggttggggggggaatcacagggaaaacccagggggtggggggaggaggggtgggatacatcatggatcgacacagggtggtggcagtcacagggattagccacggcaatgcgtggcagggccagctagtttggaAATAAAAGTGAATATAATGCAAGAGTTTGgtcaagtggcaggatttaaattaaataaaagcaaaaataaattgctattaaaaacattaaagaaCCTGAAAGCAAAGAAATAATAGAGATGGTAGGGATAGAAGCATATAAAAAGTAAAGTATCTAGGAGTATGAATAtgaataacaacaaaaaatataaatatttttaaagacaattatgaaaaaaattgcatgaaattaaaagaaatatggaaatatggaataggatgaatctctaatgggaagaattgcaactataaaaatgaatgtacttccaAAGATGTTATTTCTCTTCCAAAACTATTCCAGTAATAACGGGGAATCcctgcttcaaagaatggcaaagagTGATTTCAAGATTTGTCTGGAATGGGGGAAAGCCAAGGATAAAAAAAAAGATActaacagatgtgaaagaaagaggcagCTTTTCACTTCCAGACTTAAAATTGTACTATGAAGCTGCATCCCTAATATGGATCCGTGATTGGATCAAGTTAGAAAGGGAGGAAATAACGGAACTGGAAGGACATGATAACAGGTTTGGATGGCATTCTTATCTATGGTatggaaaagcaaaaataaacaaagggtTCCATAATCATATAATAAGGAGATCATTGCTCAAAGTGTGGGGAAAATACAAAGACTATTTGAAgcattgtcacttaaaacattgCGGGGAAAGGGAGAATGACCAACATATAGAGAACTACTGGTTGAACAGGAGGGGAAACTAAAACTGaaggaatatgaagaaataaaagaacatctccaaagttggttgcaccatagacagctaaaggatatccttaaagaggacaataagaaaggcttttcatattcagtttccaaattccaaaaggaagtgatagaagaaaattcGAAACTACTAAAAAAGGCATATAACATCCTTTTGGactgggaaactaaagatgaagaagtaaaatcagtaatgattaaatgggcacaaaaCATACCAGTaggtcacaatatacaatttgaagactggataaaattgtggaaagtaaatttgaaatttatggATTGTATATTATTGAGAGAGActtatatgaagatgatgtatagatggtatatatcaccagttaaattggcaaaaatgtataaaaatgaaaagaaagaatgtTGGAGATGTGAGGCCGAAGGTACGTTTTATcttatgtggtgggattgtaaaaaggtaaaaatgtactgggaaatgatatacagtataatgaactgaagaaaatgttgaaaataacatttgttaaacaaccagaagcttcttttgctaggtattttaggccaagatataccgaaagagaagaggacgctattcatgtatgctactacagcggcaagaattctgatagcacaaaattggaagactggagaaatgccaaccaaagaacaatggcaagaaaaactaatGAACTATGTAGAATTGGCAAAACTGACGGACAGACTTCAGGGGGGAAAGACAATAGTGattttgaaagagaatgggaaccatttatagtatatttgcagaaacaaaggaagactattgacttgatggcaggatttaaataaacactcacacctttacTAACAAAGaatatgtagaagataaagaaaCAATATAGTGTATCtcttaagaaacagcagtgtataataagggggaaaaaaaccagaagtggaagttgggggaagcccaggaggggagggaagagggaatgtaatataaatgttatggatataaaatgtatgtaatgatagaaaaagaaaattgaataaaaaattaataaaaataaaatagaagtgtGTGACCATCACCACCCTGCCTATTCACTAAGCACGTGGTGGAAGACTTCACCTgctggcctccccctcccctacttACAAAATGCCTACACTTTCAGAGTTAAAGGGCCCATGTCTCCCATAACTTACTaagttagaatcataaaatcatagaatggtagagttggaagggacatcaagggtcatctagtccaaccccctgcaatgcaggaatatcagctaaaagcattcatgacagatggccattcaacctctgttaaaaacctctaagcaacgagagtccacaacctcctgagggagtctgttcaactgtcgaacagctcacactaccagaaagttcttcctgatgtttagtcggaatctcctttcttgtaacttgaatctaagTCCTACCCTCCcatgcaggagaaagcaagcttgcttcctcttccatgtaacaccccttcagatatttgaagatggcaatcatatAAGCTGCTCCTTATATGAGCACCCTGAGCACAATTCCCACCTTGTATCCTTTAGTCTGTCAAACGATTCCTGGACCAAATATGTATATTGCTGCAGGCAAAGACATTTTCACCCAGTAGCAAAATTGATGTGGCAGCTAAGAAAATGCAAGccaggttttaaaaaaaacatagggGTGAGTGGAATGTGTTTTTGTTTCACTGCATTTTTAACGTCTGTATATCTTATTGAAGAAGGACAATGCATTGATTAAAttaggaagtcccccccccatttttccatttttgtgtttATATTAGTTTGCTAAATACATCAAAATGACAGCTTGCTTTATTTATACTGTGGTGACCTATGGCTTCAATAGTAAAGTTTCTATATCGATTCACATTGGGTCCTGAATGTAATTGGGGATCCAGGGATTATCAGAATTCCTCTCAGGGTTagaggtttgagccccatgttggccaaaagatttgtgcattgcagggagttggcctagatgacccttgtagtcccttccaattctatgattcatgattCTATGCACACCATTGACAGTGGTACTGAATGCCcagaacttttggggggggggatctccctcttgagcagagctttccaaacttttcatgttggtgacacactttttagacatgcattatTTTTGACTAGTAAACAAGAGATTAACTAACCCCTTACCAGCCCCTGGAGGAGCACTGCAGCCAACACTCTTAacatgtcacaacacacagtttggaaagctcttctCTACAGGCTAAGTATGCCACATGTGATGGCACCTCAAGTAATTATTAGATCTTCAAGAATTTATGCCTACGCTGCCACTATTTTCTATCTTGTAAGATATTCAATGATCCTGTGGTGCTGAAGTCTCCTGCAGTGGCTGACTGAGCTCCCTGATGTTACAGAGGAGCTAggcaaggaagggaggaggaaaagaccCTAAAAAAGAAGAGTGGTCCACAAGAAATAGATGAAGAAGAGAAAGTCAAGGGAAGAGGTCTGCAAGACATAATAATCACCCACATCATGGGCTTAAGATCTCTAACCAGATTCCATATTGTAACTATACACTCAATCCGAATAATTTTTTCAGGGTCTACAATTTTGTCAATCTGTGCTCATTACAACTTTCCCTCACCAAACATGGGAGGGAGCAGGGTGTTATCCAACATCACATTGAGCTAGAGGCCCAACACAGCTGCATGGAGTGAGATGGGTTGGGGAGGGAGAGTGGAGCTCTATCCTGTCACACCAGGACTAAGAAAGCCTTGTTCCTTTCCAAGTAACTCCAAGGCTCAGAGATGTATGACAGAGAGCAACTGACCTTCTCTGGGCTCAGGGGGATGGGCATTCTTGCTGATGCTGTGTTCTTACAACATAATATATGCTCATCAGTGTCAAGATGACAATCACACTTCTAGACCCTTGCTCAGAATCACTATCCTCACCCCATTCAAAAGCAAAGCCTCTAGCCGTCTATCAGACACCACACTGTTGCATAGCTCTTAGACATATGAGCTCAGCTATATATTTTagatggtttggtttttttgtctgTTGTCTCCTCTTTAAAAAACCTACTAAATATTTTACCAACAAATGAAAATATGATATTAAACACAGGAACTTGTGTTTATTGTCATCTTGTCATCTACAGGAATAACTTATTACATTTTATTCTACTCTGCAATGTCACAAACTCATTCAGTGTTTTCTTTGTGGCTTTACCTTTCCTATCTGGCTTTGTGCATCGTTTAACAAGCCTGATAGAATCTTTCACAAACTGACGACTAGGTTCCACAAACTGCATTACTTGATCCATGATATCCTGcaagaaaaagaacacacacaccaacttattaggattttttttccatatGGAATCATTCCAAGTCAGTCTTGGAAATTGCCTTCAATTCAAACCACAAAGCAAATAAAGTTGCTCTTGGAAGTTCCCAATTTTtgttagcattttttttaactggtaaaaaaacccacagacaTTATATTGATGTTCACTTAAAACAATGCTAATATACCCCTGCATCTACAATGTCTTTTTAGATACCTCCAACATGtacctttaatatttttttgtcgCACCAGTGCACAGTGATAATGAGCTCAGGGAATTTATTCATTTGTATGAAGCTATCGTGCAACAGTAATGCACGCATTTTACACCATCATCAATTATGGTTAGCCAACAGTGAGGCTCCCAAGCTTCATGACTTTCCCCTCATTCAGTGTAGGAATATTCACTTGCTCAAAAGGAGGCAAATCTAcaatatattttaacatttgggaGAACATGGAAGTATAGTTGACCAGAGTGGAGAGTGGGGGAGcagtgacatttaaaaaaaacctggtggTAATGTAATACCCTAAACTTccacccctctcccacccccttatTACACATGTCTGTGTCCTGAAGCCAATTGCACAGTTTAGAAAAAACACTGCACAGTTCATGATTTAGGCTACAAACCTCCAGAAGTGCTTAGTATCAAACCTCATATTTAGCCAATGTTTAATTAGAAACACAGCGAGCCTAAGTTTCCAGTATGTGTGTAACGTGATCAGATGTGCCCTCACTTTTCTTACCctctttgtttttttggggggggatgggggagaagatCATAGCAGCGATACATGAAACGTCGCATGATATATGCATGGGAGACACACAGCATTTTCAGACGCAGAAATGGGGCAATCCCACCCTTCCCTCCGGCTTTTTCTTTCCCCGgcct is a window of Zootoca vivipara chromosome 12, rZooViv1.1, whole genome shotgun sequence DNA encoding:
- the SEC61G gene encoding protein transport protein Sec61 subunit gamma, translating into MDQVMQFVEPSRQFVKDSIRLVKRCTKPDRKEFQKIAMATAIGFAIMGFIGFFVKLIHIPINNIIVGG